Proteins encoded in a region of the Deinobacterium chartae genome:
- a CDS encoding Ppx/GppA phosphatase family protein, giving the protein MRVAIADVGTNSCHLLIAEFRAGQAHSYLPLDSYKERTRLGEHLEGGRLTEEGYERLKQALLRFKTLAEAAGARDLTVYATSAMREASNGLEVAERLRTETGVYPRIISGETEGTLTYLGVGASVELGARNLLLDLGGGSLELALGGPREAERVLSLPLGSVRMHRQFLHKDPPSPASLQKLDDFVRSALAPHLEAFRVDPSTRVIGSSGTFESIAAMLSERDGHGSRGLNGYTFGRHELEELYRELARLPLARRLRFPGLDPKRADIIMAGLRVVLSSLRALQAERVTVSTGALREGMLIDLLRREAAMESTLSPRQQSVLEVAERFSADLGHARAVATLARQLLAALSGTVAFVPEARSMLTAAATLHEVGYLVNPSSHHKHSAYLIRNAGLRGYEPWQIEVIAQVARYHRKSTPKPSHAEYAALPREQQQLVRQLAAVLRVADGLDRSHTRGVRIRRLQARADGYGWRLEVANATELDLRGAQEKSDLWNSTFGQLEIVAVRETLPEDERGGLLPG; this is encoded by the coding sequence ATGAGAGTGGCCATCGCCGATGTCGGCACGAACTCCTGCCACCTGCTGATCGCCGAGTTCCGCGCCGGGCAGGCGCACAGCTACCTTCCGCTGGACTCGTACAAGGAGCGCACCCGCCTGGGCGAACACCTCGAGGGGGGCCGCCTGACCGAGGAAGGCTACGAGCGGCTCAAGCAGGCCCTGCTGCGCTTCAAGACCCTGGCCGAGGCGGCCGGGGCGCGTGACCTGACCGTGTACGCCACCTCGGCGATGCGCGAAGCCAGCAACGGCCTCGAGGTGGCCGAACGGCTGCGAACCGAGACCGGCGTGTATCCGCGCATCATCTCCGGGGAAACCGAGGGGACGCTCACCTACCTGGGGGTAGGGGCCTCGGTGGAGCTCGGTGCCCGCAACCTGCTGCTCGACCTGGGCGGCGGCAGCCTCGAGCTGGCCTTGGGCGGCCCGCGCGAGGCCGAGCGCGTGCTGAGCCTGCCGCTCGGCTCGGTGCGCATGCACCGCCAGTTCCTGCACAAAGATCCGCCCAGCCCGGCCTCGCTGCAAAAGCTCGACGACTTTGTGCGCAGCGCACTCGCCCCGCACCTCGAGGCCTTCCGGGTCGACCCCTCCACGCGGGTGATCGGCTCGAGCGGGACTTTCGAGAGCATCGCTGCCATGCTTTCCGAGCGCGACGGGCACGGCTCGCGCGGCCTCAACGGTTACACCTTCGGGCGCCATGAGCTCGAGGAGCTGTACCGTGAACTGGCCAGACTGCCGCTGGCACGCCGCCTGCGCTTCCCGGGGCTGGACCCCAAGCGCGCCGACATCATCATGGCGGGCCTGCGGGTGGTGCTGAGCAGCCTGAGGGCCCTGCAGGCAGAACGGGTGACGGTCTCGACCGGGGCGCTGCGCGAGGGCATGCTGATCGACCTGCTGCGCCGCGAGGCCGCGATGGAAAGCACGCTCTCGCCCCGGCAGCAGAGCGTGCTCGAGGTGGCCGAGCGCTTCTCGGCGGACCTCGGGCATGCCCGGGCGGTTGCGACCCTGGCACGCCAACTGCTGGCAGCGCTCTCTGGCACGGTAGCTTTCGTACCCGAGGCGCGCTCGATGCTGACCGCCGCCGCCACGCTGCACGAGGTCGGCTACCTGGTGAACCCCTCGTCGCACCACAAACACAGCGCCTACCTGATCCGGAACGCCGGACTGCGCGGCTACGAGCCCTGGCAGATCGAGGTGATCGCGCAGGTCGCACGCTATCACCGCAAGAGCACGCCCAAACCTTCGCACGCCGAGTACGCGGCGCTCCCGCGCGAACAGCAGCAGCTGGTCCGTCAGCTGGCAGCGGTGCTGCGGGTGGCGGACGGCCTGGACCGCTCGCACACCCGGGGCGTCCGCATCCGGCGACTGCAAGCACGCGCAGACGGCTACGGCTGGCGCCTCGAGGTCGCCAACGCCACCGAACTCGACCTGCGCGGCGCCCAGGAAAAAAGCGACCTGTGGAACAGCACCTTTGGTCAGCTCGAGATCGTGGCAGTCAGGGAAACCCTTCCCGAAGACGAACGCGGCGGCCTGCTGCCCGGCTGA
- the acpP gene encoding acyl carrier protein, which translates to MSAFDQVKEVIVEKLGVDADKVTEDAAFVEDLGADSLETVELIMGLEDKFGLTISDEEAEKIRTVRDAVEFIQSKQ; encoded by the coding sequence ATGAGCGCTTTTGACCAGGTTAAAGAAGTGATCGTCGAGAAACTCGGCGTGGACGCCGACAAAGTCACCGAGGACGCCGCTTTTGTGGAAGATCTCGGTGCGGACAGCCTCGAGACCGTTGAGCTGATCATGGGCCTCGAGGACAAGTTCGGTCTGACCATCTCGGACGAAGAGGCCGAGAAGATCCGCACCGTCCGCGACGCGGTGGAGTTCATCCAGAGCAAGCAGTAA
- the fabF gene encoding beta-ketoacyl-ACP synthase II, whose product MKRVVITGLGPVTPIGLGAEAFKQAQRAGKSGVKPITRFDASHIACRIAAQVDDDLSPWVDPKEARRIDRFVQLALAGTALAAQDAGLSDADLAGERVGTLVGSGIGGMQTWEETSQVYVSRGANRISPFFIPMMIANMASGQIAMRYGSTGPSNTVVTACATGGMALGEAMRLIQLGEADIMITGGSEATVTPMAMGGFSSMKALSTRNDEPEKASRPFTASRDGFVLGEGAGIVILEELEHALKRGAHIHAELVGYATSADAFHMTMPAPEGRGAAQAMRRALRSAGVNPEQIGYVNAHGTSTPANDLTETQAIKSVFGEHARKLAVSSTKSMTGHLLGAAGAVEAIAVAQALEDGILPPTINYDDPDPELDLDYIPNAAREQQVEYAISNSFAFGGQNAVLVFKRFS is encoded by the coding sequence ATGAAACGAGTCGTGATCACGGGCCTGGGCCCGGTCACCCCCATCGGACTGGGCGCTGAGGCCTTCAAGCAGGCCCAGCGTGCCGGTAAGAGCGGCGTCAAGCCGATCACCCGCTTTGACGCCTCGCACATCGCCTGCCGCATCGCCGCTCAGGTGGACGATGACTTGAGCCCCTGGGTGGACCCCAAGGAGGCGCGCCGCATCGACCGCTTCGTTCAGCTGGCCCTGGCGGGCACCGCGCTCGCCGCACAAGACGCTGGCCTGAGCGATGCGGACCTGGCGGGCGAGCGGGTCGGAACCCTGGTCGGTTCGGGCATCGGCGGCATGCAGACCTGGGAGGAGACCTCGCAGGTGTACGTGTCGCGCGGCGCCAACCGCATCAGTCCCTTTTTCATCCCCATGATGATCGCCAACATGGCCTCGGGGCAGATCGCCATGCGCTACGGCTCCACCGGCCCCTCGAACACGGTCGTGACCGCCTGCGCGACCGGCGGCATGGCCCTGGGCGAGGCGATGCGCCTGATCCAGCTGGGCGAGGCCGACATCATGATCACCGGTGGCAGCGAGGCCACCGTGACCCCCATGGCCATGGGCGGCTTCTCCTCGATGAAGGCGCTCTCCACCCGCAACGACGAGCCGGAAAAGGCCTCGAGGCCGTTTACCGCCTCGCGCGACGGCTTCGTGCTCGGCGAGGGGGCGGGCATCGTGATCCTCGAGGAACTCGAGCACGCCCTCAAGCGCGGCGCGCACATTCATGCCGAACTGGTCGGCTATGCCACCTCGGCGGACGCTTTCCACATGACCATGCCCGCGCCCGAGGGCCGTGGGGCCGCTCAAGCCATGCGCCGCGCCCTGCGCTCGGCGGGCGTGAACCCCGAGCAGATCGGCTACGTGAACGCGCACGGCACATCCACCCCCGCCAACGACCTGACCGAGACCCAGGCGATCAAGTCGGTCTTCGGCGAGCACGCCCGCAAGCTGGCGGTGTCCTCGACCAAGTCGATGACCGGGCACCTGCTGGGTGCCGCCGGCGCGGTCGAGGCCATCGCGGTCGCTCAGGCCCTCGAGGACGGCATCTTGCCGCCCACCATCAACTACGACGATCCGGACCCCGAGCTCGACCTCGACTACATCCCCAACGCGGCCCGCGAACAGCAGGTGGAGTACGCCATCTCCAACTCCTTTGCCTTCGGCGGGCAGAACGCCGTACTGGTCTTCAAGCGCTTTTCTTAA
- a CDS encoding DedA family protein — MAEWISGLMESMGYLGIVFLMFLENVFPPIPSELIMPLAGFTAGQGKLSLIGVILAGTLGSVLGALPLYALGRWVGEEKLKRWADRYGKWLTVSAQEIEKADDWFDRHGHKTVLIARVIPAVRSLISIPAGLSEMPLPKFLIYTSLGTAVWSAALALLGNLLGENYETVERFIDPLSYVVVAGIVIFTVVWIVRRHRARAAQDRHGHSDS; from the coding sequence ATGGCGGAATGGATCAGCGGTCTGATGGAATCAATGGGGTACCTGGGCATCGTCTTTCTGATGTTCCTTGAAAACGTCTTTCCACCGATTCCTTCCGAGCTGATCATGCCGCTGGCCGGCTTCACCGCCGGGCAGGGCAAGCTGTCCTTAATCGGCGTGATCCTGGCCGGCACGCTGGGATCGGTGCTCGGAGCCCTGCCGCTGTACGCGCTGGGGCGCTGGGTAGGCGAGGAAAAACTCAAACGCTGGGCCGACCGTTACGGCAAGTGGCTCACGGTTTCTGCCCAGGAGATCGAGAAGGCCGACGACTGGTTCGACCGTCACGGCCACAAGACCGTGCTGATCGCCCGGGTGATTCCGGCGGTGCGTTCGCTGATCTCCATTCCGGCCGGCCTCTCCGAAATGCCGCTGCCCAAGTTCTTGATCTATACCTCGCTGGGAACGGCGGTGTGGTCCGCGGCCCTGGCCCTGCTGGGCAACCTGCTGGGCGAGAACTACGAGACGGTGGAACGCTTCATCGACCCGCTCAGCTACGTGGTCGTGGCGGGCATCGTGATCTTCACGGTCGTGTGGATCGTGCGCCGTCACCGTGCCCGCGCCGCGCAGGACCGCCACGGGCATTCTGATTCCTGA
- a CDS encoding vWA domain-containing protein: MRHLILPTLGLLLLGSAHAEKTYVELVLDASGSMYSRLEGGQYRIAAAKDVLSDFISRLPENPDLEVGLRVYGARTDATAAGACQDSHLEVPLKGLDRTALLNTVRSATPRGATPIVYSLQKAVEDFPKEGRKLIVLVTDGEESCGGKVDAVLEAMRARGIEVDVRIVGFDLRPGAAKSFEGLGRFENAKSAAELAAALGRAVADVAAPQQQRVGATVALTVRGQPAPAGATVRFEPALGGEAVEFSPAAQPGSFAAQLAPGAYLARVQAPGVAAQTFGGLEVVVGGANAFRFEVASEQPVKVEVSPTDPVAGGKVKVRYSEAPGGKGHYLTVVPKDAPDTLYLSWDRAEATSGEVELTVPDETVPLEARFHLALPAGGTRVTGRSAPFSAKKVTARVTAPAEAPANTEIEVRWEGPNNDTDYITVVPEGAPEGTYLDYAYTREGNPVKLRLPVGAGRYEVRYTSDRNPTVQARTTVVAKASTYALEAPAQVQGGSEVEVRWTGPNNTGDYITVVKAGAPVGSYLDYAYTREGNPVKVRVPLAPGNYEIRYSSEAGSPNPTLASRPLEVTAVSVTLKAPASVRAKESFEVSWTGPNGPGDYITIVPVGARDGTYLDYAYTREGSTVTLTAPEQPGQYEVRYASEGTQGTYGRVAIEVK, translated from the coding sequence ATGCGACATCTCATCTTGCCCACGCTGGGCCTGCTGCTGCTCGGCAGCGCACACGCCGAAAAGACCTACGTCGAACTGGTGCTCGACGCCTCCGGTTCGATGTACTCCCGTCTCGAGGGCGGCCAGTACCGCATCGCTGCCGCCAAGGACGTGCTGAGCGACTTTATCAGCCGCCTGCCCGAAAACCCCGACCTCGAGGTGGGCCTGCGCGTTTACGGGGCCCGCACCGATGCCACGGCGGCCGGAGCGTGCCAGGACAGCCACCTCGAAGTTCCCTTAAAGGGTCTGGACCGCACGGCCCTGCTGAACACCGTGCGCTCGGCCACCCCGCGTGGCGCGACTCCCATCGTGTACTCGCTGCAAAAGGCGGTCGAGGACTTTCCCAAAGAAGGCCGCAAGCTGATCGTGCTGGTCACCGACGGCGAGGAGTCGTGCGGCGGCAAGGTGGACGCGGTCCTCGAGGCCATGCGCGCACGCGGCATCGAGGTGGACGTGCGCATCGTGGGCTTCGACCTGCGACCGGGCGCCGCCAAGTCCTTCGAGGGCCTGGGGCGCTTCGAGAACGCCAAGTCGGCGGCCGAACTGGCCGCAGCCTTGGGCCGCGCGGTGGCCGACGTGGCCGCGCCGCAGCAGCAACGGGTCGGGGCGACCGTCGCCCTCACCGTGCGCGGCCAGCCCGCCCCCGCAGGAGCCACCGTGCGCTTTGAGCCGGCGCTGGGCGGAGAGGCCGTGGAGTTCTCCCCGGCCGCGCAGCCGGGCAGCTTCGCCGCCCAGCTTGCCCCGGGAGCTTACCTCGCCCGGGTGCAGGCTCCCGGCGTCGCAGCCCAGACCTTCGGCGGCCTCGAGGTGGTTGTGGGCGGGGCCAACGCCTTCCGCTTCGAGGTGGCCTCCGAACAGCCGGTGAAAGTCGAGGTCAGCCCGACCGACCCGGTGGCGGGCGGCAAGGTGAAGGTGCGCTACTCGGAAGCCCCGGGCGGCAAGGGCCACTACCTGACGGTGGTTCCCAAAGACGCCCCGGATACCCTGTACCTCAGCTGGGACCGGGCCGAGGCGACCTCCGGCGAGGTGGAGCTGACCGTTCCCGACGAAACCGTGCCCCTCGAGGCGCGCTTTCACCTCGCCCTCCCGGCGGGCGGCACCCGTGTCACCGGGCGCAGCGCGCCTTTTAGCGCCAAGAAGGTGACCGCGCGGGTCACCGCTCCGGCCGAGGCCCCGGCCAACACCGAGATCGAGGTGCGCTGGGAAGGCCCCAACAACGACACCGACTACATCACGGTCGTGCCCGAAGGCGCCCCCGAGGGAACCTACCTGGATTACGCCTACACCCGCGAGGGCAACCCGGTGAAACTGCGCCTCCCGGTCGGGGCTGGACGCTACGAGGTGCGCTACACCAGCGACCGCAACCCCACCGTGCAGGCCCGCACCACCGTGGTCGCCAAGGCGAGCACCTACGCCTTAGAAGCTCCGGCCCAGGTGCAAGGGGGCAGCGAGGTCGAGGTTCGCTGGACCGGCCCGAACAACACCGGCGACTACATCACGGTGGTCAAAGCCGGCGCTCCGGTCGGCAGCTACCTGGATTACGCCTATACCCGCGAGGGCAATCCGGTCAAGGTCCGTGTTCCGCTCGCACCCGGAAACTACGAGATCCGCTACTCCAGCGAGGCGGGCAGCCCCAACCCCACCCTGGCCAGCCGTCCGCTCGAGGTCACGGCGGTCAGCGTGACCCTCAAGGCCCCCGCCTCGGTGCGGGCCAAGGAGAGCTTCGAGGTGAGCTGGACCGGCCCGAACGGCCCGGGCGACTACATCACCATCGTTCCGGTCGGGGCCCGTGACGGCACCTACCTCGATTACGCCTACACCCGCGAGGGCAGCACCGTCACCCTGACCGCCCCCGAGCAGCCCGGCCAGTACGAGGTGCGCTACGCATCGGAAGGTACCCAGGGCACCTACGGCCGGGTCGCCATCGAGGTGAAGTAA
- the ppk1 gene encoding polyphosphate kinase 1 encodes MSSDPLVQKTPRPRKPRALAEPAPAATPLEVQPPEAPQPRLEDPLPPSAFLNREMSWLEFNQRVLWEAQNPRNPPVERLKFCAIVGSNLDEFFMVRVAGIHRQIAAGVSVLTPDGLLPQQGLEQIRERTRAMMNEAQLTLREVMAALPEQGVNVVRYEELSLLERNHLRETYLREIHPVLTPLAVDPSHPFPYISNLSLNLAVILEDEEGPEFARVKVPVGVLPRTVTLPSGAHMLLEDVIAAHLPELFRGREVQASYPFRVTRNTDYEFDEDEAEDLLATIEDGLRRRRFGAVVRLEVSRDMPAGLLEELRTRLHLAEPDVFELDGPLGSADLMGLALAHEHLGFPPFAPHVPDLEGDEDIFCTLRTRDVLLHHPYESFEAVLNLIEAAAADPEVLTIKQTLYRTGGDPRLLRALETAAEAGKQVVALVELKARFDEQRNIRWARMLERAGVHVVYGIAGLKTHAKVTLIVRREPGGLRRYVHVGTGNYNPRTARLYTDFSLLTADPQVGEDVSELFNHLTGYAEAEYGRILVAPYTMREDFYALIEREIGNARAGRPSGITAKMNSLTDPGMIAELYRASQAGVPVRLIIRGVCCLRPGVEGLSENITVRSQVGRFLEHARVYAFENGGDPEIFIGSADWMSRNLNRRVEVVTSVQDSQHRAYLREILELQLEDAPGAWQLGPDGKYRRMAEEGISAQERLMLRHGHLIE; translated from the coding sequence ATGAGCAGCGATCCCCTGGTCCAGAAGACCCCGCGCCCGCGCAAACCTCGCGCCCTGGCCGAACCGGCCCCTGCGGCCACGCCCCTCGAGGTGCAGCCGCCCGAGGCCCCGCAGCCGCGCCTCGAGGACCCGCTGCCGCCGAGCGCTTTTCTAAACCGTGAGATGTCGTGGCTGGAATTTAACCAGCGCGTGCTGTGGGAAGCGCAAAACCCGCGCAACCCGCCGGTGGAGCGGCTGAAATTCTGCGCCATCGTCGGCTCGAACCTCGACGAGTTCTTCATGGTCCGCGTGGCCGGCATTCACCGCCAGATCGCCGCGGGCGTGTCGGTGCTGACGCCCGACGGCCTGCTGCCGCAGCAGGGCCTCGAACAGATCCGCGAACGCACCCGCGCGATGATGAACGAAGCCCAGCTCACCCTGCGCGAGGTGATGGCGGCGCTGCCCGAGCAGGGCGTGAACGTGGTGCGCTACGAGGAACTCAGCCTGCTCGAGCGCAACCACCTGCGCGAAACCTACCTGCGCGAGATTCACCCGGTGCTGACCCCGCTCGCCGTGGACCCCAGCCACCCGTTTCCGTACATCTCCAACCTGTCGCTGAACCTGGCGGTGATCCTCGAGGACGAGGAAGGGCCCGAGTTCGCGCGGGTGAAGGTGCCCGTCGGGGTGCTGCCGCGCACGGTCACGCTGCCCAGCGGTGCCCACATGCTGCTCGAGGATGTGATCGCCGCGCACCTGCCCGAGCTGTTCCGGGGCCGCGAGGTGCAGGCCTCGTACCCCTTCCGGGTGACCCGTAACACCGACTACGAGTTCGACGAGGACGAAGCCGAGGATCTGCTCGCCACCATCGAAGACGGCCTGCGCCGCCGCCGCTTCGGCGCGGTCGTGCGCCTCGAGGTCTCCCGCGACATGCCCGCTGGCCTGCTCGAAGAGCTGCGTACCCGACTGCACCTCGCCGAGCCGGACGTGTTCGAGCTCGACGGCCCGCTGGGCAGTGCCGACCTGATGGGACTGGCCCTTGCCCACGAGCACCTGGGCTTCCCGCCCTTCGCGCCGCACGTGCCCGACCTCGAGGGGGACGAGGACATCTTCTGTACCCTGCGGACGCGCGACGTGTTGCTGCACCACCCGTACGAGTCCTTCGAGGCGGTGCTGAACCTGATCGAGGCCGCCGCGGCAGACCCCGAGGTGCTGACCATCAAGCAGACGCTGTACCGCACCGGCGGTGACCCGCGTCTGCTGCGCGCGCTGGAGACCGCTGCCGAGGCGGGCAAGCAGGTGGTGGCCTTGGTGGAGCTCAAGGCGCGCTTCGACGAACAGCGCAACATCCGCTGGGCCCGCATGCTCGAGCGCGCGGGAGTGCACGTGGTGTACGGTATCGCCGGACTCAAGACCCACGCCAAGGTCACCCTGATCGTGCGCCGCGAGCCCGGCGGCCTGCGCCGCTACGTGCACGTGGGAACCGGCAACTACAACCCGCGCACCGCGCGGCTGTACACCGACTTTTCGCTGCTGACCGCCGACCCGCAGGTGGGCGAGGACGTCTCGGAGCTGTTCAATCACCTCACCGGCTACGCCGAGGCCGAGTACGGGCGCATCCTGGTCGCCCCCTACACCATGCGCGAGGATTTTTACGCGCTGATCGAACGCGAGATCGGTAACGCCCGTGCCGGGCGACCGAGCGGCATCACCGCCAAGATGAACAGCCTGACCGATCCGGGCATGATCGCCGAACTGTACCGCGCCTCGCAGGCGGGCGTGCCGGTCCGGCTGATCATTCGCGGGGTCTGCTGCCTGCGCCCCGGGGTAGAGGGCCTCTCGGAGAACATCACTGTGCGCTCGCAGGTGGGGCGCTTCCTCGAGCACGCCCGGGTGTACGCCTTCGAAAACGGCGGTGACCCCGAGATCTTCATCGGCTCGGCCGACTGGATGAGCCGCAACCTCAACCGCCGGGTGGAGGTCGTCACCTCGGTGCAAGACTCGCAGCACCGTGCGTACCTGCGCGAAATCCTCGAGTTGCAACTCGAGGACGCGCCGGGTGCCTGGCAGCTCGGCCCCGACGGCAAGTACCGCCGGATGGCCGAAGAAGGCATCAGCGCGCAGGAGCGCCTGATGCTGAGGCACGGACATCTGATCGAGTAA
- the rpmF gene encoding 50S ribosomal protein L32, whose product MAKHPVPKKKTSKSKRDMRRSHHALVPANLVECPNCHAKKLQHHVCADCGYYDGRQVLSV is encoded by the coding sequence ATGGCCAAGCACCCCGTTCCTAAGAAGAAGACCTCCAAGTCCAAGCGCGACATGCGCCGCAGCCACCACGCCCTGGTGCCCGCGAACCTTGTCGAGTGCCCCAACTGCCACGCCAAGAAGCTGCAGCACCACGTCTGCGCCGACTGCGGCTACTACGATGGCCGTCAGGTGCTCAGCGTTTGA
- the fabD gene encoding ACP S-malonyltransferase, whose product MGSEMAAALPEAAAVFAAAERAVPGLTRLMKEGPLEDLTLTAHQQPALVTASIAAYRAWREATGLTPAFAAGHSLGEFSAHVAAGTLDLEDALRLVHARGRYMQDAVPAGQGAMSAVVGAGSVESIREVCQATEGVVEIANLNAPGQTVISGEAAAVAAAGAELKARGFRIIPLKVSAPFHCSLMQPARERLAADLEAVAFRPMDFPVIANVTAEPVSDAAQVPALLAEQVTGSVRWTECVQKLAELGASEFIEFGSGNVLTGLLKRMLPEARFYNVHTPADLEAYLAAR is encoded by the coding sequence ATGGGGTCCGAGATGGCCGCCGCGCTTCCCGAGGCAGCCGCCGTGTTCGCCGCCGCCGAGCGCGCCGTGCCCGGCCTCACCCGGCTGATGAAAGAAGGCCCCCTCGAGGACCTGACCCTCACCGCTCACCAGCAGCCCGCGCTGGTCACCGCCTCGATCGCCGCCTACCGCGCGTGGCGCGAGGCGACCGGGCTCACCCCGGCGTTTGCCGCCGGGCACTCGCTGGGCGAGTTCTCGGCGCACGTGGCCGCCGGAACCCTGGACCTCGAGGACGCCCTGCGGCTGGTGCACGCGCGCGGCCGCTACATGCAAGACGCGGTGCCCGCCGGGCAGGGAGCCATGAGCGCCGTGGTGGGTGCGGGCAGCGTAGAGAGCATCCGCGAAGTGTGCCAGGCCACCGAGGGCGTGGTGGAGATCGCCAACCTCAACGCGCCCGGTCAGACCGTGATCTCCGGCGAGGCCGCAGCGGTCGCGGCGGCCGGAGCCGAGCTGAAAGCCAGAGGTTTTCGCATCATCCCGCTCAAGGTCTCCGCGCCCTTCCACTGCTCGCTGATGCAGCCGGCGCGCGAGCGTCTGGCCGCAGACCTCGAGGCCGTGGCGTTCCGCCCGATGGACTTTCCGGTGATCGCCAACGTGACCGCCGAACCGGTCTCGGACGCCGCGCAAGTGCCCGCGCTGCTGGCCGAGCAGGTGACCGGCAGCGTGCGCTGGACCGAGTGCGTGCAGAAACTGGCCGAGCTGGGAGCCAGCGAATTCATCGAATTCGGTTCGGGCAACGTCCTGACCGGCCTCTTAAAGCGCATGCTGCCCGAGGCCAGGTTCTACAACGTTCACACCCCCGCCGACCTCGAGGCGTACCTGGCGGCCCGCTGA
- a CDS encoding beta-ketoacyl-ACP synthase III yields MAVGISALGSYVPKKTLSNFDFEQMLETSDEWIVSRTGIRNRHIAADDEFSSDLAIRAVEDLIRRHGENALEGVDMVIVATNTPDALFPATAALVQEHFKLKAGAFDLLAACPGWIYALSAAQAYVASGICKKVLAIGAEALSKIVDWKDRSTAVLFGDGAGAAIVEAVREGYGFKSMVLGADGSGAQHLHRGEIAPCLPGGVPMSDKLYMNGREVFKFAVRVMNTATLEAVEKAGLQPQDISQFVPHQANLRIIEAARERLGLPENRVVVTVDAYGNNSTASIPLALQDALDDGRIQDGDHLLLVSFGAGLTWAATVLTWGGAQ; encoded by the coding sequence ATGGCCGTTGGTATCAGTGCACTGGGAAGCTACGTTCCCAAAAAGACCCTGTCGAATTTTGACTTTGAACAGATGCTCGAAACCAGCGACGAGTGGATCGTCAGCCGGACCGGCATCCGCAACCGGCACATTGCCGCCGACGACGAATTCTCTTCGGACCTGGCCATCCGGGCGGTCGAGGACCTGATCCGCCGCCACGGCGAGAACGCGCTCGAGGGCGTGGACATGGTGATCGTGGCGACCAATACCCCCGATGCCCTGTTCCCGGCCACCGCCGCGCTGGTTCAGGAGCACTTCAAGCTCAAAGCCGGGGCTTTTGACCTGCTGGCCGCCTGCCCCGGCTGGATCTACGCGCTCTCGGCCGCGCAGGCCTACGTGGCTTCCGGCATCTGCAAGAAGGTGCTGGCCATCGGTGCCGAAGCGCTCTCAAAGATCGTGGACTGGAAGGACCGCTCCACCGCCGTGCTCTTCGGTGATGGCGCCGGGGCAGCCATCGTGGAGGCGGTGCGCGAGGGCTACGGTTTCAAGTCGATGGTCCTGGGGGCCGACGGCAGCGGCGCGCAACACCTGCACCGCGGCGAGATCGCGCCCTGCCTGCCCGGCGGCGTGCCCATGAGCGACAAGCTCTACATGAACGGCCGTGAGGTCTTCAAGTTCGCCGTGCGCGTGATGAACACCGCCACCCTCGAGGCGGTCGAGAAGGCCGGACTGCAGCCGCAAGACATCTCGCAGTTCGTGCCGCACCAGGCGAATTTGCGCATCATCGAGGCCGCCCGCGAGCGCCTGGGTCTGCCCGAGAACCGCGTGGTCGTGACCGTGGACGCCTACGGCAACAACTCCACCGCCTCGATTCCGCTGGCCTTGCAAGACGCCCTGGACGACGGGCGGATCCAAGACGGTGACCACCTGCTGCTGGTGTCCTTCGGCGCCGGGCTCACCTGGGCTGCCACGGTTTTGACCTGGGGAGGCGCCCAGTGA
- the fabG gene encoding 3-oxoacyl-[acyl-carrier-protein] reductase codes for MSESQKNALVTGSSRGLGRAIALELARQGYRVGVHYGGRQDAAEAVAQEIRAAGGQAQVFGADLADAAQAAALVDTVADAFGSLEVLVNNAGITRDGLAVRMRDEDWHRVIATNLDAAFYTSRAAIKRMMKARFGRIINISSVVGLTGNPGQANYVASKAGLIGLTKALAKEYAARGITVNAVAPGFIESDMTGELSEAVRDAYLKSIPAGRFGRPEEVAALVAFLASDAAAYLNGQTIGVDGGLNAH; via the coding sequence ATGAGCGAATCGCAGAAAAACGCACTCGTTACCGGCTCCAGCCGCGGGCTTGGCCGCGCCATCGCCCTCGAGCTGGCCCGTCAGGGCTACCGGGTCGGGGTCCACTACGGCGGACGTCAGGACGCTGCCGAGGCGGTGGCCCAGGAGATCCGCGCTGCCGGAGGCCAGGCCCAGGTGTTTGGGGCGGACCTCGCAGACGCCGCGCAGGCCGCCGCGCTGGTGGACACGGTGGCCGACGCTTTCGGCAGCCTTGAGGTGCTGGTCAACAACGCCGGCATCACCCGCGACGGTCTGGCGGTGCGGATGCGCGACGAAGACTGGCACCGCGTGATTGCCACCAACCTCGACGCCGCGTTTTACACCTCGAGGGCGGCGATCAAGCGCATGATGAAAGCCCGCTTCGGGCGCATCATCAACATCTCCTCGGTGGTGGGCCTCACCGGCAACCCCGGACAGGCCAACTACGTGGCCTCCAAGGCAGGTCTGATCGGCCTGACCAAAGCGCTGGCCAAAGAGTACGCCGCGCGCGGCATCACCGTGAACGCGGTCGCCCCGGGCTTTATCGAGTCGGACATGACCGGGGAGCTCTCCGAGGCGGTGCGCGACGCGTACCTCAAGAGCATCCCGGCGGGCCGTTTTGGCCGACCGGAGGAGGTTGCGGCACTCGTGGCCTTCTTGGCCTCGGACGCGGCGGCCTACCTCAACGGCCAGACCATCGGCGTGGACGGCGGTCTCAACGCCCACTGA